A window of the Cicer arietinum cultivar CDC Frontier isolate Library 1 chromosome 6, Cicar.CDCFrontier_v2.0, whole genome shotgun sequence genome harbors these coding sequences:
- the LOC101505260 gene encoding membrane-associated protein VIPP1, chloroplastic isoform X1: MATKLQIFTGLPSVPLQSSSSSSLKKPLTSSFFGTRTVDTSKFRVMRIAKPLRSSRGGAIGAGMNLFDRFARVVKSYANAIVSSFEDPEKILEQAVLEMNDDLTKMRQATAQVLASQKRMENKYKAAQQASEEWYRKAQLALQKGEEDLAREALKRRKSFADNASALKAQLDQQKGVVDNLVSNTRLLESKIQEARSKKDTLKARAQSAKTATKVSEMLGNVNTSSALSAFEKMEEKVMTMESQAEALGQLTSDDLEGKFALLESSSVDDDLANLKKELSGSSKKGELPPGRSSTNTGKSFRDADIEMELEQLRQRAKEF, translated from the exons ATGGCGACGAAACTTCAAATATTCACAGGATTACCCTCCGTTCCACTTCAAtcctcttcctcttcttctCTCAAGAAGCCTCTAACATCTTCCTTCTTCGGCACTAGAACAG TGGACACTTCGAAATTTAGAGTGATGAGGATTGCGAAACCGTTAAGATCATCTCGTGGAGGAGCTATTGGTGCCGGAATGAACCTATTTGATAGGTTTGCGAGGGTCGTGAAG TCATACGCGAATGCTATTGTAAGTTCTTTTGAAGATCCGGAGAAAATTTTGGAGCAAGCTGTGCTAGAAATGAACGATGATTTGACTAAAATGCGTCAAGCTACAGCACAA GTATTGGCATCACAAAAACGGATGGAAAATAAATACAAGGCTGCACAACAAGCATCTGAAGAGTG GTACCGTAAAGCACAACTTGCTCTTCAGAAAGGTGAAGAAGATCTTGCTCGTGAAGCACTTAAGCGGCGTAAATCTTTTGCA GATAATGCCAGTGCTTTGAAAGCTCAACTTGATCAGCAAAAGGGTGTTGTGGACAATCTTGTCTCAAATACACGG CTTTTGGAAAGTAAAATACAGGAGGCAAGGTCAAAGAAGGATACTCTAAAAGCAAGAGCTCAATCTGCAAA GACTGCCACCAAGGTGAGTGAGATGCTGGGAAATGTCAATACAAGCAGTGCTCTTTCAGCTTTCGAAAAAATGGAAGAGAAAG TGATGACAATGGAGTCCCAAGCTGAAGCTCTGGGTCAGTTGACAAGTGACGATCTTGAAGGGAAG TTTGCATTGCTTGAGAGCTCATCAGTTGATGACGACCTTGCGAATTTGAAGAAAGAATTATCTGGTAGCTCAAAG AAAGGAGAGCTTCCTCCTGGAAGAAGTAGCACCAATACTGGAAAGTCATTTCGAGATGCTGATATTGAGATGGAACTTGAGCAACTAAGACAGAGAGCAAAGGAGTTTTAA
- the LOC101506783 gene encoding uncharacterized protein, whose product MGMDEEVSSAMFKIRKTSLVKQLIAVIVVMAMFVADAADTNDVYSPCHDAKVQKDDGFTFGIAFSNKQTFTPDNGPQLSPCDSRLDLPNKGAQLAVFRPKVDEISLLTINKSTLNPATTGGYMVAFAGQKYAARSLPIMFADDSHTITSFTLVLEFHEGTLQNLFWKSFGCGSCPGGSVCLNKQDCAVPNTKCQTNGDISCNIGIQLTFSGTDKNLDALNSWYEVKNLRQYSLYGLFSGLRNSIIGPYNKFF is encoded by the exons ATGGGGATGGATGAAGAAGTTTCTTCTGCCATGTTCAAGATAAGGAAAACATCTTTGGTGAAACAGTTGATTGCTGTTATTGTTGTGATGGCTATGTTTGTTGCAGATGCAGCTGATACAAATGATGTTTATAGTCCATGTCATGATGCTAAAGTTCAGAAAGATGATGGTTTTACCTTTGGCATTGCATTTTCAAACAAGCAAACTTTCACCCCTGATAATGGTCCTCAGCTTTCGCCTTGCGACTCTCGCCTTGACCTCCCAAACAAAGGAGCACAACTTGCTGTGTTTAGGCCAAAGGTTGATGAAATCTCTCTACTCACCATTAACAAGAGTACCTTAAACCCG GCCACAACTGGTGGATATATGGTTGCATTTGCTGGACAGAAATATGCAGCAAGGTCACTACCAATTATGTTTGCCGACGACAGTCACACAATTACCAGTTTCACTTTG GTTCTTGAATTTCATGAGGGAACACTTCAAAACTTGTTCTGGAAGAGTTTCGGCTGTGGCTCATGTCCTGGTGGAAGCGTTTGCCTGAATAAGCAAGACTGTGCAGTGCCAAACACAAAGTGTCAAACGAATGGTGACATTTCCTGCAACATTGGCATACAGTTAACATTCTCAGGGACTGACAAGAATCTCGACGCTCTAAATTCTTGGTATGAAGTGAAAAATCTACGGCAGTACTCCCTCTATGGTCTATTCTCCGGCCTTCGCAATTCCATTATAGGGCCATATAACAAGTTTTTTTAA
- the LOC101506458 gene encoding uncharacterized protein — protein MTMITSNSITLGGVASFTTRNFCYGHMYLSNPNAKLRGPTFSLSFSRGKSLDIFSSPTATTIPTLRHLNTPISAVNSGLEASITDPNDISDFLTDATVVAEAEDEDKIQLRVELNGDQTEKVFDRILINLGRTTPPVPGFRVQKGGKSSKIPKSFLLQMLGEERVTKFAIQEILNCTMADYVKKENLDVKDRKVNTVQTVGELKQSFTPGKEFVFNVLIEPENS, from the exons ATGACGATGATTACTTCCAATTCCATTACACTTGGAGGAGTTGCTTCATTCACTACTCGCAACTTTTGCTACGGTCACATGTATCTTTCCAATCCAAATGCAAAATTAAGAGGACCCACCTTTTCTCTCAGCTTCTCCAGGGGAAAAAG CTTAGATATTTTCTCTTCTCCCACTGCGACAACAATACCAACACTCAGACATCTCAATACGCCAATTTCAGCTGTTAATTCAG GTTTAGAAGCATCAATTACAGACCCCAATGATATTTCAGACTTCTTAACAGATGCCACAGTAGTTGCAGAAGCAGAAGATGAAGATAAGATACAA CTAAGAGTGGAATTGAATGGTGATCAAACAGAGAAGGTATTTGACCGGATCCTCATAAACTTAGGTCGTACTACCCCACCAGTTCCTGGATTTCGCGTGCAAAAAGGAG GGAAATCATCAAAG ATCCCAAAAAGCTTCCTTCTACAGATGCTTGGGGAAGAACGTGTCACTAAATTTGCAATACAAGAAATACTCAATTGTACCATGGCTGATTATGTAAAAAAG GAAAACTTGGATGTGAAGGACAGGAAGGTTAACACTGTTCAAACGGTAGGAGAACTCAAACAATCATTCACACCAGGAAAAGAATTTGTCTTCAATGTTTTAATCGAGCCTGAAAATTCCTAA
- the LOC101505260 gene encoding membrane-associated protein VIPP1, chloroplastic isoform X2: MQSYANAIVSSFEDPEKILEQAVLEMNDDLTKMRQATAQVLASQKRMENKYKAAQQASEEWYRKAQLALQKGEEDLAREALKRRKSFADNASALKAQLDQQKGVVDNLVSNTRLLESKIQEARSKKDTLKARAQSAKTATKVSEMLGNVNTSSALSAFEKMEEKVMTMESQAEALGQLTSDDLEGKFALLESSSVDDDLANLKKELSGSSKKGELPPGRSSTNTGKSFRDADIEMELEQLRQRAKEF; the protein is encoded by the exons ATGCAGTCATACGCGAATGCTATTGTAAGTTCTTTTGAAGATCCGGAGAAAATTTTGGAGCAAGCTGTGCTAGAAATGAACGATGATTTGACTAAAATGCGTCAAGCTACAGCACAA GTATTGGCATCACAAAAACGGATGGAAAATAAATACAAGGCTGCACAACAAGCATCTGAAGAGTG GTACCGTAAAGCACAACTTGCTCTTCAGAAAGGTGAAGAAGATCTTGCTCGTGAAGCACTTAAGCGGCGTAAATCTTTTGCA GATAATGCCAGTGCTTTGAAAGCTCAACTTGATCAGCAAAAGGGTGTTGTGGACAATCTTGTCTCAAATACACGG CTTTTGGAAAGTAAAATACAGGAGGCAAGGTCAAAGAAGGATACTCTAAAAGCAAGAGCTCAATCTGCAAA GACTGCCACCAAGGTGAGTGAGATGCTGGGAAATGTCAATACAAGCAGTGCTCTTTCAGCTTTCGAAAAAATGGAAGAGAAAG TGATGACAATGGAGTCCCAAGCTGAAGCTCTGGGTCAGTTGACAAGTGACGATCTTGAAGGGAAG TTTGCATTGCTTGAGAGCTCATCAGTTGATGACGACCTTGCGAATTTGAAGAAAGAATTATCTGGTAGCTCAAAG AAAGGAGAGCTTCCTCCTGGAAGAAGTAGCACCAATACTGGAAAGTCATTTCGAGATGCTGATATTGAGATGGAACTTGAGCAACTAAGACAGAGAGCAAAGGAGTTTTAA
- the LOC101504629 gene encoding peptidyl-prolyl cis-trans isomerase FKBP16-3, chloroplastic, with the protein MPNMASPLLLPLYSTCGKIPSLAAPQGISVEKLGRFVLKVKSSETKECTANATFNTNSRRDFLGLALGGVSTFFIHSFDAANGAGLPPEEKPKLCDNNCEKELENVPMVTTESGLQYKDIKVGQGPSPPVGFQVAANYVAMVPSGQIFDSSLEKGQIYIFRVGSGQVIKGLDEGLLSMKVGGKRRLYIPGSLAFPKGLNSAPGRPRVAPNSPVIFDVSLEYVPGLEFDEESS; encoded by the exons ATGCCTAACATGGCTTCCCCTCTGCTTCTTCCACTTT ATTCAACTTGTGGTAAAATTCCCTCTCTTGCTGCTCCTCAAGGCATTTCTGTTGAGAAACTTGGAAGATTTGTTCTTAAAGTGAAGTCCTCAGAAACAAAGGAATGCACTGCTAATGCTACATTTAATACCAATTCACGTAGAGACTTTCTTGGTTTAGCATTAGGAGGAGTTTCTACCTTCTTCATCCATTCATTTGATGCTGCTAATGGAGCTGGTTTGCCACCAGAGGAAAAGCCAAAATTATGTGACAACAATTGTGAGAAAGAGCTTGAAAAT GTACCTATGGTAACTACTGAATCAGGTTTGCAATACAAGGATATTAAAGTTGGGCAAGGCCCTAGTCCACCAGTTGGATTTCAG GTGGCTGCTAATTATGTTGCGATGGTTCCATCTGGACAAATATTTGATAG TTCATTGGAGAAAGGCCAGATTTACATTTTCCGCGTTGGATCTGGTCAG GTGATAAAAGGACTCGATGAAGGTCTTTTGAGCATGAAAGTAGGAGGGAAACGTCGGCTGTACATACCTGGATCA TTGGCATTCCCAAAAGGCCTTAATTCTGCTCCAGGAAGACCAAGGGTGGCTCCAAACAGTCCAGTTATATTTGATGTAAGTTTGGAATATGTACCTGGACTTGAGTTCGATGAGGAATCAAGTTAG
- the LOC101504949 gene encoding uncharacterized protein — translation MMNKPQQQQQEDERNNTTTLDSRFSQTLRNVQGLLKGRSMPGKVLLSRRLEPSNNSNSKASSTYYRRSFSQNDARTSDHTLGAVEEEVQSTSKTVGIPNVSKLKISTSFVERENLSEDTRKYTVGARATDTARVTKFTKVLSGTVVILDKLRELAWSGVPDYKRPKVWRLLLGYEPPNSDRKEGVLRRKRLEYLDCISQYYDIPDSERSGDEVNMLRQIAVDCPRTVPDVPFFQQKQVQKSLERILYAWAIRHPASGYVQGINDLVTPFLVVFLSEYLEGGVDNWSMSDLPSDKIYNIEADCYWCLSKLLDGMQDHYTFAQPGIQRLVFKLKELVRRIDEPISQHIEDQGLEFLQFAFRWFNCLLIREIPFHLITRLWDTYLAEGDALPDFLVYIFASFLLTWSDKLQSFEFQELVMFLQHLPTQNWTHQDLEMVLSRAFMWHSMFNNSPSHFAS, via the exons ATGATGAATAAGccgcaacaacaacaacaagaagaTGAACGTAATAACACTACCACTCTCGACTCCAGATTCAGCCAGACCCTCCGAAACGTTCAAGG GTTACTCAAAGGTCGTAGCATGCCCGGTAAAGTATTGTTGAGCCGAAGGTTAGAACCTTCCAATAACTCTAACTCAAAGGCGTCCTCAACATATTACAGAAGGAGTTTCTCACAAAATGATGCTCGCACAAGTGATCACACACTTGGGGCAGTAGag GAAGAAGTTCAGAGTACAAGTAAAACAGTAGGTATTCCTAATGTTAGTAAGTTAAAAATATCAACCTCCTTTGTGGAAAGAGAGAACTTATCTGAAGACACCCGCAAGTATACTGTGGGCGCTAGAGCTACAGATACGGCAAGAGTTACAAAGTTCACTAAGGTGCTTTCTGGAACAGTGGTTATATTAG ACAAATTGCGTGAATTAGCTTGGAGTGGTGTTCCGGATTATAAGCGTCCTAAAGTGTGGAGACTCCTCTTG GGATATGAACCACCTAATTCAGATAGAAAGGAGGGAGTTCTGAGAAGGAAGCGCCTAGAGTATCTTGACTGCATTTCTCAGTATTATGATATTCCTGATTCAGAACGTTCAGGTGACGAGGTCAACATGCTTCGCCAG ATTGCCGTTGATTGTCCAAGAACTGTACCCGATGTTCCTTTCTTCCAGCAAAAACAAGTTCAGAAATCATTGGAACGTATTCTTTATGCATG GGCCATTCGACATCCTGCAAGTGGATATGTTCAAGGGATAAATGATCTCGTTACACCGTTTTTAGTTGTTTTCTTATCAGAATACTTAGAAGGGGGTGTAGATAATTGGTCCATGTCTGATTTACCTTCAGACAAAATCTATAATATAGAGGCTGACTGCTACTGGTGCTTGTCAAAGTTGCTTGATGGAATGCAAGACCATTACACATTTGCTCAACCTGGAATTCAGAGGCTTGTATTTAAATTGAAGGAATTGGTCAGAAGGATCGACG AGCCTATTTCACAACATATAGAGGATCAGGGACTTGAATTTCTTCAGTTTGCTTTCCGCTGGTTCAACTGTCTTCTGATCCGTGAG ATACCCTTCCATCTCATCACACGCCTTTGGGACACATATCTGGCTGAAGGAGATGCCTTACCAGACTTCTTAGTGTATATATTTGCCAGTTTCCTTCTAACG tGGTCAGACAAGCTCCAGAGTTTTGAATTCCAGGAGTTGGTAATGTTCCTTCAACACCTTCCAACTCAGAACTGGACTCACCAGGACCTCGAGATGGTGCTTTCCCGGGCATTTATGTGGCACAGCATGTTCAACAACTCTCCAAGCCATTTCGCTAGCTGA
- the LOC101506127 gene encoding uncharacterized protein, protein MVHASLPLSTPFNPKTPLCFSPFHFSEFPNKLFYFTPSPTVPSYCSQKRSIALPEDRQYETVNTASITNNPVSCSESGLPPLVSALKASAEQNAATFHFPGHNRGHAAPASLTRLIGIRPYVHDLPELPELDNLFCPQGPILEAQTEAAKLFGSSQTWFLVGGTTCGIQAAIMATCSPGEFLILPRNCHLSAISAMVLSGAVPKYIVPEYKNDWDIAGGVTPLQVLNAIQELELEGKKAAAVFITSPTYHGICSNLSDISELCHSRKIPLIVDEAHGAHIGFHSELPSSALQQGADLTVQSTHKVLCSLTQSSMLHMSGDIVDKGKISRCLQTLQTTSPSYLLLASLDAARAQLSESPDIVFDRAIELAKEAKCSLKQIPGVSVLENSSFPTFPAIDPLRLTVGFWELGLSGYEADEILYRDFGIVCELVGNKSITYALNLGTCRDHVQRLLSGIKHLAATYSSIQQPEDRVVTDDAPFDDIIMSLIPRDAFFASKRKVPVKESIGKVAGELVCPYPPGIPVLIPGEVITERAVNYLLHVRSKGADISGASDPLLSSLVVCDVL, encoded by the exons ATGGTGCATGCTTCACTCCCACTCTCCACCCCTTTCAATCCCAAAACCCCTTTATGCTTTTCGCCTTTCCATTTTTCC GAATTTCCCAACAAATTATTCTATTTCACTCCTTCGCCAACCGTTCCATCTTATTGCTCTCAG aaAAGAAGCATTGCACTGCCAGAAGATAGACAATATGAGACAGTGAACACTGCATCAATCACAAACAACCCCGTTTCGTGCAGCGAGAGTGGCCTACCTCCTCTAGTCAGTGCATTGAAAGCCTCGGCTGAACAAAATGCCGCCACTTTTCACTTTCCTGGACATAACAGAGGCCATGCTGCCCCTGCCTCATTGACTCGACTCATTGGAATAAGACCGTATGTTCATGATTTGCCCGAGCTACCGGAACTTGATAACCTCTTTTGTCCCCAAGGGCCCATATTAGAAGCACAAACAGAAGCAGCCAAATTGTTTGGATCATCACAGACATGGTTTCTTGTCGGAGGTACTACTTGTGGGATCCAGGCAGCAATAATGGCAACCTGTTCACCGGGAGAATTTCTTATTCTTCCCAGGAATTGTCATTTATCGGCTATATCTGCCATGGTATTATCTGGTGCAGTGCCTAAGTACATTGTTCCTGAATATAAAAATGATTGGGACATAGCTGGTGGAGTCACTCCGTTACAG GTATTGAATGCTATCCAGGAACTAGAATTGGAAGGAAAAAAAGCAGCAGCAGTTTTCATCACTTCACCTACTTATCATGGTATTTGCAGTAATTTGAGTGACATTTCTGAGTTGTGTCATTCTCGTAAAATTCCTTTGATTGTCGATGAAGCTCATGGTGCACATATAGGATTTCATTCTGAACTGCCTAGCTCAGCCCTCCAGCAAGGGGCTGATTTAACTGTACAGTCCACTCACAAGGTTCTTTGCTCTCTTACTCAGTCATCGATGCTTCACATGTCAGGAGACATTGTCGATAAGGGAAAAATATCTAGGTGTCTCCAAACCCTCCAAACCACAAGTCCTAGTTACCTGCTTTTGGCATCCCTAGATGCTGCTCGAGCTCAACTTAGTGAAAGCCCCGATATTGTATTCGACCGAGCCATTGAATTAGCAAAAGAAGCAAAGTGCTCGCTAAAACAAATCCCTGGAGTCTCAGTGCTTGAGAATTCAAGCTTTCCAACCTTTCCTGCAATTGATCCATTGCGGCTTACTGTAGGTTTTTGGGAGCTCGGTTTATCAGGTTACGAAGCCGACGAAATCTTATACAGGGATTTTGGAATCGTCTGTGAACTCGTTGGGAATAAATCTATCACTTATGCACTTAATCTTGGAACTTGTAGGGACCATGTCCAAAGGCTCTTATCGGGAATAAAGCATCTAGCTGCAACATATTCTTCCATTCAGCAACCCGAAGACAGAGTGGTTACGGACGATGCACCCTTTGATGATATAATCATGAGTCTGATCCCTAGAGATGCCTTTTTTGCAAGTAAAAGAAAAGTACCGGTGAAGGAGAGCATTGGTAAGGTTGCGGGGGAGCTTGTATGTCCGTACCCTCCAGGCATACCGGTATTGATCCCTGGCGAGGTTATTACTGAGAGAGCTGTCAATTATCTACTCCATGTAAGAAGTAAAGGGGCTGATATCAGTGGAGCATCTGATCCCTTACTTTCTTCTTTAGTTGTTTGTGATGTATTGTAA